The genomic region AGCTTTTTCGCGCTCGATTATGAATTTAGACACGCAAATTCAATTATTGATTGATGATGCCCCTCAGGATGGCATTACACCCAAAGTTGTTGCAGCGATCGCACCTGGATTAAAACTGCTCGCTGAGAAGTTACATCACTTACAGTACTACATTGTACAAAGCTTAGAACAAGAATGGGTAGTGACAACTTTACGCAGTCGTGATGAACCCGATCAGGAGAAACGTGTTATTTATGCTTTTCCCACATTAGAAGATGTTGCTACAGCTTCTGATGCAACTGATATTGATCCAGAGTTAATTGCTGTCCCAATTCCGATAACTCTTATCCTCTTTCAGCTAATTGGTTTAGAAACTGTTGACAGTATCATCTTCTTTGAAATGCCAGGTGATACAACCAACGGCATTGAAATTTGTCGTGAAGATATGCAGCGATTAGTTCAAGTTCAGTTGCAGCAATCTCCTTTGTCAAATACACCTTCTAACCACATTCCTCCAAATATCGCCTAATAGAGAACAGAGGAAGCAGGGGTGTAGAGGAGAAATACTATAGAGAACTTCTTGACTACTCCTAACCACTGGTAACTAGCTACTAGCCACTAACTACTAATATAATCGAGTCAAAACGTAATCAGCCATATTAATCAAAGCTTGGCGCGATTCAGAAGGTGGTAAAACATTGAGATGTTCAACGGCTTGAGTTGCGTGTTGTTTAGCTAATTCGCGTGCTTGTTCGAGACCTTTACTATCTTGAATAAGCGCGATCGCTTGTTCTAAATCACCTTTTTGTGCAAATTCGCGTTCGATTAAGACTTCTAAATACGGTTTTTCTGCCAAAGCAAATAGCACTGGTGCGGTTAAATTACCACTTTTAAGATCCGAACCAGCGGGCTTACCTAAGACGTCGGCTGAACCAGTGAAGTCAAAAATGTCATCGACAATCTGAAACGCTAAACCAATATCACGCCCATAACAATACAAATGCTCTGCAACTTCGTTTGATACGCCGCTGAGTACACCTGCGGCTTTACAGCTATTCGCAAACAAAGTCGCGGTTTTATAGTAGCTCTTTTTCAAATAAGCTTCAATAGATAAACTTGTATTGAATAAAGTGTCGCCTTGCTGAATTTCTCCAGCCGCAAAATCCATAATCACTTCTGATAAGAGCTTAACGACTTCTAAATTGTCTAAGTTAGCCAAATACCAGGAGGATTGAGCAAAAAAGAAATCTCCTGCCAGTACTGCTACACCATTACCAAATAGGCTATGAATCGTCGGAACACCTCGCCGCATTGCGGATTCATCCACCACATCATCATGAATCAGACTTGCGGTATGAATCATTTCTGTAATTTCAGCTAAGCGACGATGACGCAGCGTAATGTCTTCATCCAACATTGTTGCTCGCGATACAAGTAGCACAATTGCTGGGCGCAGCCGTTTTCCTCCGGCTCCGAATAAGTGCTTTGCCGCTGCGAAGAGTTTGGGATGGCGTGTACCTACTAACTGAATTAAGTTTTCTGACAGTATCTGTAGGTCTGCTTCGACGGGGGAAAAAAGGAAGGTGGCTGAGGTCATGTATAAGCCGACTCAAGCTTTAGTTAAGAAAATTTACATAATCTGTACTCATTTTAAGCTAAGCCTTGGCGTGGGGGAAGTTTTATGAGGAAATCCGTAGAAATTGTATTGCATCGTCAACTAGGAGTGAGGGGTGAATGGTTAGCCTTGAGAGTCAGTTTGTATACATTCTTTTTGCTTTACGTCTCGTCTATTTGCTTTCTCTCCTTGTGCTCTAAACTAATCTTGACTGGGCTGGTGCTAGGCAAACCGCTTCAATGTCAGGAGTATAACCTAACCAAGGTAAGGAAGACTGGGCAAACCGTTGAGGACAACCAGTGACACAAAAGCGTGTTGGTGAAGGGGGATGAGTATTTTTTAATCCTAATAATTCTAGTTCTTGCGCCGTCGCTGCAACGACATACTCAGCCGGATCAATAAGTTTAACAGAGCGTGGTAAAAGCGATCGCAGTACTGGCGCAAGATGAGGATAATGCGTACAGCCATACACCAACGTATCGATGCGCTGTTGTAATAAGAAAGTTAAATAATCGCGTGCAACTTCCTTTGTATAGAGGTCATGAATGCGATTTTGCTCGATAAGTGGCACAAATTCAGGACACCCTACTTGCCACACTCGGACACTCGGATCGATTTCTAATATTGCACGTTTATAAGCATTACTCGCCGCAGTTGCTGGAGTCGCGATTACGCCGATTCGTTTACCTTGCTGTACTGCTGCTTTTGCTCCTGGCAGAATCAAATCGATAATTGGAATAGGAAATTCTTTTTGTACGGTGTCGAGTGCCAGCGCTGAACTTGTATTGCAAGCCGTAACTACCATTTTGACTTGCTGCTGAAGCATCCAGGTGAGAATTTCGCGCATGAATTGAACAATTTCACCTGGCGAACGAGTGCCATAAGGAACTCGCGCTGTATCTCCAAAATAAATAATAGACTCTTGAGGCAGTTGGCGGTAAAGCTGATGTAGTACCGTCAGACCGCCTAAGCCGCTATCAAAAATGCCGATCGGAGCGTTTTGTACTTGATGTAAATGCGAAGAGACAGAAGTATCAGCCACAGGTTATTAGCTAAATTGAACGAAGCACAGATGCTGAGTATGAATTTTGGCATAAAACACCAAAATCGCCAAAAAATCAGATAACTAGCGCCCAAGGTACTCTAAAATACCCTGCGCGATCGCTTCTGCCATTTGCGTTTGGTAAGCAGCACTTCGCAGTCGAGGATTATCTTCACGACCCGTGACATAACCAAGTTCAACGAGAACCGAGGGCATCGAAGATTTCCGCAAGACATAAAATCGGGCGCGTCTCACGCCGCGATCGCGCACAGTCACGCGCCGCAAAATATTGCGATGAATCACCTGTGCTAAACGTTGACCGCTAGAAAAATAGTAGGTTTCCAACCCATTGACATCAGGACGACTCATCCCCATCGAATTCGCATGGATACTCACAAAAACGTCCGCATTAGCGCGTTCGGCGATCGCTACGCGCGGCGCGAGGTCAACAAAGTAATCCGAATCGCGGGTCATTACGACTTTTATACCTTCTTTCTCCAAAATGGCGGCAATTTGTTTAGATATCGGCAAAATCACCTGCTTTTCTTGTAATCCCCCGATGCCAATTGCGCCAGGATCTTTCCCTCCGTGTCCTGGATCGATAACGACGACAGCACTCTGTTTAGGAGGATTAGGCTTCGCAGGAGGCGATGTGGCAGGCTTTGGTGGTGTAGCTGGTTGCGGTACAGGTACGGGGACAGGCTGCGGCTCAGGTGGCGGTGTTTGCGCATTCGCAGGCGGTAGTAAGATCGAATTAGCGCGGGAAAGTTGTAAAGCGAGGATATCTTGCCCTGGCTGATTAAGTTCGCCGATCCGAACTCCTGTTGCTGGTTGTACCCAAATTGTGACGGTACGCGAGTCAGCCTGCTGCAAACGCACGCGGAGTACCGGACTATTAGAAGTCAGCGCGGGTCCTCGGACATTACTTGCTAGCTGCGCATTCGGAATTGTAATGCGATACAGTCCTGTCGAGCGATCCCAACCGCCTGTATAGTTAATCTTTTCACTCGCTCGAATCAATAATTGCGCGCCATCAATCGTCAATTCGGCGGCTTGAATTGTTGCCAATCCTGACGAAGGTGTATTTGTGTTTTGTGTCAGAGTATTGACAACGGTATTAGTATTACTTCTTCCCTGTGGAAGGACGACTAAACCACCAAAACGGCTAACCGTTGCTTGCCAATCAGGTCCATTTCGGTCTACCCGCATCGTCATCCGCGTTACGGGCGGTGAATTTTGAACTTGATTGAATTGAATTCGACCAACTCCGTAACGATTGATTGTTACTGTCGGCTTTTTCGTTAGCTGTGGTGATAATGAAGCACCGACTAAATCGACATCAATTGTACCGCGATCGCTACTGCGATTCACTCTAATCTGAGGAGTTCCACCACCACGGGTGCGGACAAAAAGTCCGTCTCCTGTCACCTGAACATTTTCGACTTGTACAGTTGCAGCCGTTGTTAGCTTTTCTAGGGCTGGGGGTGTGCTGTTTGTCGTACTACGCCCTGGCACAATCGCTGATAATAATGGCTGCGAAGGCGAAGCATTAGTCATTGTTTGTGCCGTTGGGGACGATGGCGCTGGTGGGCTAAGCGCGATTCGTTCTGGCTGGGGTAGCTGTACGCTCCACTGACTCGGTGTTGCTCCTTCAAATTTCACCTTCTCCGGATCGAGCTTGTAACCAGGACTTAATTCAATTACTACACGAGCCGTTTGTTCGTCAAATTGACCAACTCGGATACTGCGAATTGTCCCGCCCAGATCTTGTTTTACTGTAGGACGATCTAGTTTGGTTCCTGGTAAATCGATCACTAATCGCATCGGATTAAAGATCAGTTGTGCTTTCGGTTGAACAGCACCCTCCGTCTTGAAATCCAATCGATTGCGATTAGCATCAAAATTCCACGCTCGAAGTTTCGCCGCCTCTGCGGGAGACGATAACAGAAAAATGCTTAAAGTACTGGGTAGTAGCCAGTGAAATCTCACAATGCTTTCTCCTAATTCATCGCATTCATTTCGCGCAGTCTACGTCTCCTTGATCTGCTCTTATTCACTCCATCACACACTGATATATCTGATATGCCGCCCTTGAGTATACCTGAGGATCAGGACATAACGCGTATGGCAGCGATAAAACCCACTTCACGATTTAAGAGCAGTGAGCTTAAAAACTCAATCTTGACTTAAAGGCGAAAGCATACACTAAGTCGTCAATCACAATCAACAGTCGCTGGCTTCAAGTCAATCACTCGTACAACCGCGACTGTAACACTGAGATTTCGTCTTGATTGAGCCAAAGGTTTGAGATGCATCCTTTGCTGCTCAAAGGTTACTTCTACGAAAAGTAACCTAGATTCTCAACTTTGGTGGCGAAATCCCCCGCGGTTGAGAATTTTAGTTCAGCAAATTTATTAAAAATGCGGACGGAGATTGAGAGATTGAAGTTTCCGCTGTCACCTACAAAATTTAACAGAGAATAAACTTGGAATAAATTTAACTTCAGTTTTGTCTAAAATCAATTACTTCATCAGGTGAATTGAAAACTATTTGCCAGAAATTCTTTTCACGTTTGGCTACGTACAAAAAAAGCTGTCTCAGTTCTCTACTGCTTCGCAACGAGTGATAGCTACCACATAACAGGTTGATGCAGTGTAAAAAACTGGCACATTTGTGTAACGCTATTCCGGCACAAGACCTGATAATTTTAATGCTAACTTTAGACTGTACTCTCAATTTAAAGCCCAACTCTTTAAATTTGTACATATCTTTACAGGATGCTTTGCAAGTGAGTCGCTTTGTCGTGCGCAAGCATGGATTTTTAGCTCCTATATTGAATAGCTACGTGTATAAAAATGAACTAAATTATTACGGTCATGCGCTTTTCTGTAAGTAATTCAAAAAACATTGATTATGGCTTCCTGCGATCGTTTTGTTAATCTACTAACCTATAAAATACACATACTGCTGAATTGCTTTAGTCGGAAGTAGATTTTTAAATTTTCAATTGGTCGTAAAGGTTTGCTTATGTTTATCAAGATATAATTATTACAAAAGACTCAATTTCTGTAGTTATTGAAGCCGCGAACTTGCCACAAACACTAGCAAGTATTCAGTTTGATCGCATGCTATAAATTATTGTTGTCGATGGTAGTAGTAGTCGCGATCGCACAGTAGAAATCGCGCAACCATTTAGTGCGAAAGTTTTGTCTGCACTTGTGGCGAATCGTGAGGTTTAAATAAATTTGGTTACTTTGTCACCAACAGATAATGTTTTATGGTTTTTGCACACTGATACCCGCCTCTCAAAAAGATTTGATATCTTGGTTCATCAAATCTTAAACACGCCTAAGCAAGACAAACAACTAGTTTTTGTGCTTTTCGCTACACATCGATGTAGCGCTACTGAGTTTAAGGATTGTTGAGTGCGCAGCATATTGGCGATCGCGCTAGCTACAAATGCTTTATGCCAATCGAGCTTATTTTTATTGAAGTCAGCGGCTTTTTAGCAGATTGGTGGCTTTCCTCAGTTACTGATTATGGAAGATTTTGAATGATGTAGCGGTTATAAGGACGTATTACGACTATCTCAGCATCTGCGCTCGCCTCAGCACGTCGTTTGTTGCGCTTAGGAGTTTGGCGAAAAACGATAATTAATCAACTAGCAATTGTCGTTTACTTGAGTAGCGTTACACCTTAAAAAATGCTCAATGTCACTATCAAAATAATAAGTTAAGTATCCTGTTTTGACCAAAGAAAGCAGAGATTAGAGTGTATTTTCTAAAAAATAAGATTTTTTTCTTGCCTTCGCGATTGTAAAATATTTATTGACAGAAATACATAGCTGTCTTCTTAAATAAGAATATATGTACTTTTTGCAACTTTCACTAATATCAACTACCTTATATAAAACTCGACAGTTGGAAAAATAATTCATTACGAACCAAATGAAGATAAAATACTCTTCTAATGCTCGCTCCTTGCACCTGGCACTGAAAAGATCAAAACAATGAAAGCACTTAATAACAACATATTATTTTCTTCACTGGCATCCCGAACCTTGAAAATCGTAGGAATCATCCTCATCTTGGCTTTTCTACTTGATTTTGTTTTATTGTTATTTCCGTTTCGAGCGCAAACTCAAGCATGGCAAATTAACTTCGCCACTCAAATTATTGACCGTGGGACAATTCCTATGGTAGGGACAGCCTTACTTTTAGCTGGTTATTGGATCGAAAGCATTGGCACAGACGCTACTTGGAGTCACCAAGCAGGACTTAACTTAAGATTTCTTGTATTGGTTTTGGCAAGTTTGTTAGGGCTACTTTTTCTACTACTTGCGCCGCTACACGTTAATAATATTTTACAAGCAAGGTCAGAAGCGATCGCCCGAATCAATCAAGAAGTATCGCAAGCCGAAACTCA from Chroogloeocystis siderophila 5.2 s.c.1 harbors:
- the sds gene encoding solanesyl diphosphate synthase, whose amino-acid sequence is MTSATFLFSPVEADLQILSENLIQLVGTRHPKLFAAAKHLFGAGGKRLRPAIVLLVSRATMLDEDITLRHRRLAEITEMIHTASLIHDDVVDESAMRRGVPTIHSLFGNGVAVLAGDFFFAQSSWYLANLDNLEVVKLLSEVIMDFAAGEIQQGDTLFNTSLSIEAYLKKSYYKTATLFANSCKAAGVLSGVSNEVAEHLYCYGRDIGLAFQIVDDIFDFTGSADVLGKPAGSDLKSGNLTAPVLFALAEKPYLEVLIEREFAQKGDLEQAIALIQDSKGLEQARELAKQHATQAVEHLNVLPPSESRQALINMADYVLTRLY
- the murI gene encoding glutamate racemase, translated to MADTSVSSHLHQVQNAPIGIFDSGLGGLTVLHQLYRQLPQESIIYFGDTARVPYGTRSPGEIVQFMREILTWMLQQQVKMVVTACNTSSALALDTVQKEFPIPIIDLILPGAKAAVQQGKRIGVIATPATAASNAYKRAILEIDPSVRVWQVGCPEFVPLIEQNRIHDLYTKEVARDYLTFLLQQRIDTLVYGCTHYPHLAPVLRSLLPRSVKLIDPAEYVVAATAQELELLGLKNTHPPSPTRFCVTGCPQRFAQSSLPWLGYTPDIEAVCLAPAQSRLV
- a CDS encoding N-acetylmuramoyl-L-alanine amidase, which codes for MRFHWLLPSTLSIFLLSSPAEAAKLRAWNFDANRNRLDFKTEGAVQPKAQLIFNPMRLVIDLPGTKLDRPTVKQDLGGTIRSIRVGQFDEQTARVVIELSPGYKLDPEKVKFEGATPSQWSVQLPQPERIALSPPAPSSPTAQTMTNASPSQPLLSAIVPGRSTTNSTPPALEKLTTAATVQVENVQVTGDGLFVRTRGGGTPQIRVNRSSDRGTIDVDLVGASLSPQLTKKPTVTINRYGVGRIQFNQVQNSPPVTRMTMRVDRNGPDWQATVSRFGGLVVLPQGRSNTNTVVNTLTQNTNTPSSGLATIQAAELTIDGAQLLIRASEKINYTGGWDRSTGLYRITIPNAQLASNVRGPALTSNSPVLRVRLQQADSRTVTIWVQPATGVRIGELNQPGQDILALQLSRANSILLPPANAQTPPPEPQPVPVPVPQPATPPKPATSPPAKPNPPKQSAVVVIDPGHGGKDPGAIGIGGLQEKQVILPISKQIAAILEKEGIKVVMTRDSDYFVDLAPRVAIAERANADVFVSIHANSMGMSRPDVNGLETYYFSSGQRLAQVIHRNILRRVTVRDRGVRRARFYVLRKSSMPSVLVELGYVTGREDNPRLRSAAYQTQMAEAIAQGILEYLGR
- the hpsJ-B gene encoding hormogonium polysaccharide biosynthesis protein HpsJ yields the protein MKALNNNILFSSLASRTLKIVGIILILAFLLDFVLLLFPFRAQTQAWQINFATQIIDRGTIPMVGTALLLAGYWIESIGTDATWSHQAGLNLRFLVLVLASLLGLLFLLLAPLHVNNILQARSEAIARINQEVSQAETQVQSQIAAQRTQIRTQISAILQDEQQVNAALQSPQIPEQIRNILQQARENPQALDQIIDQQLNADNVRNQALEQIQQRRQEVEQRAQEQVQSGIGSGIRSLLLSIGYILIGWTGLRNMNSLPPDRPNYTDY